From Streptomyces durmitorensis, a single genomic window includes:
- a CDS encoding 4'-phosphopantetheinyl transferase family protein: protein MNVAAWRTEEVAHRTWVLSGPQDELPARAAPNEDDLRQARGLPRWRADEFTASRAVLRHLLRHRCADLVDVAVRKDERGRPMLDGHPGVGISVSHDGGTIAAAVGPGRRVGVDVQVPPERLTDALVRRCLRGRAPLVCALPEPERSAEFARVWTVQEACVKAEGTGLAGSPWTIDVEPGRDRGNWGPYRWVSLRRSPVPLSCAFTEPECP from the coding sequence ATGAACGTCGCCGCCTGGCGGACCGAGGAGGTCGCCCACCGGACCTGGGTGCTCAGCGGCCCACAGGACGAGCTCCCCGCCCGGGCCGCGCCGAACGAGGACGATCTGCGGCAGGCCAGGGGGCTGCCCCGCTGGCGGGCCGATGAGTTCACCGCGAGCCGGGCGGTCCTGCGCCATCTCCTGCGCCACAGGTGCGCCGACCTCGTCGACGTGGCGGTGCGCAAGGACGAGCGCGGCCGGCCGATGCTCGACGGGCATCCCGGCGTCGGGATCAGCGTCTCCCACGACGGCGGCACCATCGCCGCCGCCGTGGGGCCGGGGCGCCGGGTCGGCGTCGATGTGCAAGTGCCGCCCGAGCGGCTGACGGACGCTCTCGTACGCCGCTGTCTGCGGGGGCGCGCGCCCCTGGTCTGCGCGCTGCCGGAACCCGAGAGGTCCGCCGAGTTCGCCCGTGTCTGGACCGTGCAGGAGGCCTGTGTGAAGGCGGAGGGCACCGGGCTCGCCGGCAGCCCCTGGACGATCGACGTGGAACCCGGCCGGGACCGGGGCAATTGGGGCCCCTACCGCTGGGTGAGTCTGCGCCGCTCTCCCGTCCCGCTCAGCTGCGCCTTCACCGAGCCGGAGTGCCCATGA